One segment of Streptomyces sp. NBC_00576 DNA contains the following:
- the pcaDC gene encoding bifunctional 3-oxoadipate enol-lactonase/4-carboxymuconolactone decarboxylase PcaDC: MSETPSNTLQYRFDGPEEAPVLILGPSLGTTWHMWDRQVPELVKQWRVFRFDLPGHGGAPAHPAGSVTDLATRLLVTLDAVGVQRFGYAGCALGGAIGTELALRHPQRLASLALIAASPRFGTADEFRQRGVIVRTNGLDPIARTSPERWFTSGFAAAQPAITEWAVQMVRTTDPGCYIAACESLAAFDVRGELARVGVPTLVLVGSDDQVTGPAEARTLVAGIPDARLAVVPGASHLVPVEQPAAVTDLLVRHFSTAWQPAYDIGTGQTAISAAPVKPALAAPQPITPIAEIAPPAVQPEAQGRPDQYDAGMKVRREVLGDAHVDRALTQADEFSGDFQDFVTRYAWGEIWNRPGLDRRSRSCVTLTALVAGGHLDELAFHTRAALRNGLTPVEIKEVLLQAAVYCGVPAANSAFKVAQQVIREETTPEG; encoded by the coding sequence GTGAGTGAGACACCGTCGAACACCCTGCAATACCGCTTTGACGGGCCAGAAGAGGCTCCCGTCCTGATCTTGGGCCCCTCACTGGGTACCACATGGCACATGTGGGACCGGCAGGTGCCGGAGCTGGTGAAGCAGTGGCGGGTCTTCCGTTTCGACCTGCCCGGGCACGGCGGTGCCCCGGCCCACCCCGCCGGGTCGGTCACCGACCTGGCCACCCGTCTGCTCGTCACGCTCGACGCCGTCGGCGTGCAGCGCTTCGGTTACGCGGGCTGCGCGCTCGGCGGCGCGATCGGCACCGAACTGGCGCTGCGCCACCCACAGCGGCTTGCCTCGCTCGCGCTGATCGCCGCCTCGCCCCGGTTCGGGACGGCCGACGAGTTCCGCCAGCGCGGGGTGATCGTCCGGACGAACGGGCTCGATCCCATCGCCCGCACCTCCCCCGAGCGCTGGTTCACCAGCGGCTTCGCCGCCGCGCAGCCCGCGATCACCGAGTGGGCCGTACAGATGGTCCGCACCACCGACCCCGGTTGCTACATCGCGGCCTGCGAATCGCTCGCCGCCTTCGACGTACGGGGCGAACTGGCCCGCGTCGGTGTGCCGACCCTCGTCCTCGTCGGCTCGGACGACCAGGTCACCGGCCCCGCCGAGGCCCGCACTTTGGTCGCGGGTATCCCGGACGCCCGCCTCGCGGTGGTGCCCGGCGCCTCCCACCTGGTCCCGGTCGAGCAGCCCGCGGCCGTCACCGACCTTCTCGTACGTCATTTCTCGACGGCCTGGCAGCCCGCGTACGACATCGGCACCGGCCAGACGGCCATCTCGGCGGCTCCCGTCAAGCCGGCCCTGGCAGCACCCCAGCCGATCACCCCCATCGCGGAGATCGCCCCGCCCGCCGTACAGCCCGAGGCACAGGGCCGTCCGGACCAGTACGACGCGGGGATGAAGGTCCGGCGCGAGGTGCTCGGCGACGCCCACGTCGACCGGGCGCTCACGCAGGCGGACGAGTTCTCCGGGGACTTCCAGGACTTCGTCACCAGATACGCGTGGGGCGAGATCTGGAACCGGCCCGGTCTCGACCGGCGGTCCCGCAGCTGTGTCACGCTCACCGCCCTCGTCGCGGGCGGCCATCTCGACGAACTCGCCTTCCACACCCGCGCCGCCCTCCGTAACGGCCTCACCCCGGTCGAGATCAAGGAAGTGCTGCTCCAGGCCGCCGTCTACTGCGGGGTACCGGCCGCGAACAGCGCGTTCAAGGTGGCCCAGCAGGTCATCCGCGAGGAGACGACGCCCGAGGGGTGA